The stretch of DNA CAGCAAAAGATGTTGAAACGAGAGAACCTTACGTTAAAATGTTGAGTGCATCTTCAAAGGCAAAAAGATAACCGACCATgaagaatttttatatttcaaattcCTAGAAGAAATATGATAGTGACAGCAAAGAACATCTGGCAAACGTTTAGTCAAGAtgtgtacaaagaatatagacgcttagcgtcttaagcgtctatattctttgatgtgTATATAAAAGGCATTAGTACTGGTAAGATCCAAGATGGGTTGACTCATtacttctcttttctttttttttttttctttgtttaagaGATACTCGTTAATTACTGGCACTGAGTCGTAAGATCTCTGTACCATACTTTCTTTTTTTCCATTAAACTTAATAGGTCCTGTGGCCTCAACGAAAGCCAACAGTTTCCTTATTTGTAGTTTTAAGATTTCTCGTGGTTCAATTCTCAGTTAACCGATGAACTTCTGCCTCATATCGCTTAGCAAATTGCAATGGCATAGGTTATGTATGGCAGTGTCTTCTTCCATTTAGCATTTTCTGCATCATGGTTCATTCACATTACCTTAGCTATAGGTTTGTATTGGCGTTTTCTTACACGATAACGTCCAATCACCATTTCGCTGACCGTTTGACTCATTACTTAATGATTGGTTAATGATTTAAACTAAAGTCTATGTTCAAATAAAAAACTTACTTTTAAAATAGGGCCGACTAAAGTTCCAGCACCTTCTTCAAGTGGAATTACAGTCACATCTGATTCAACATAACCTCTTGAATTTAAGGAACATGTATAAATAATACTTCCGGGTTCCCTATCTACATTGGCAGTAAACAACCAATCAGCTGCTTCCTCTGCGTCTGGTCCCGCTAGATACATTTTAGCATAGCAAGTAAGGTCAAACATAGCTACGTTGTTTCTCGCAGCCAAAGCCTCCTCTTTAACCTATAAGGATAAAAAGATTAAAATTGATGCAACAATAATTACAAGATCATTAAAATATCTAACTTACTAAATCGTGGCTTCTAGAAAATCCATATGTAAGTTCACTCTCCAACTCTTTTTTATAACGCGTGTCAGTATTCAGGACATGATCGTAATAGCCATACCAATCATAAGGTTTAACAGGAGCAGTACGATCTTTTACAAAATAAGACGGTCTTTCCCAACCTAAAGCTTCTTCCATGACAGCCCCACTTGCTACAAGAGCCtataacaataattaatatatttaatattatttacatcGTAAGTTAAAAATATGCTATAAGGTTACTTTTATAAGGACAAGCTCACTCTCTTGAATTTACTTAATTgacgttttttttatttattgtatactcAAATAGCTAAACTTACACTCAATAATAAACAGTAACTTTTACGTTAAGTCTAAATAAATTTACCTCATGAAATTGGTCAGTTCTATGATTTCTTCCCGCGAACGGTTGGTCTTGGGGATAAGTTATACTATATGTTTTTGCGTATCCCTCATGAGTACGTTCCAAGACCCAAGCACGGTCTTGTCTTTGTACCGGCGTGAATCTTCTGATGTCGTAAGCATAGAGAGGCAAGTTAGGCCGGCCAGAGACTATCCAATTAGCCATCTGATCTCCAACACCTCCACTAAGCATTATTCCAAGTGAATTAAAAGCATTTGCATGGAACAAACCTAAGAATAATATAAACAATTGAGACTATATTTAATTGTATCAACAATAAAAATATCGCAAAGTTCTGAatccataaatatttttaatgttttgtgttatatttattatgactGTTATACAgctgtgataaacaaattaaagTGTATAGAGGAAAACGTCAAATTATATTATtctgaaataataaaacaattttaaattttagaacTTAACAAAAGTTAGAGTATTTTGATTCACAGATATAGTGAAACAAAGTTTATCTTAAAAATAATCGGTATTTTTACGTAATAATACCTGAAATATAAAACTAATAGTTCAATTTCTGAAATAAAATTAACGAaactttttttgtttatcttgAAATTTCTGTATTGGAAAGAAGTTCCAATATTTCCAGTTAATTAAATACTAGTTGGGTAAGATAATCCTAAGCTTATTTTTCAtagaatttttcttcttcttcggctttttccGATTAATAGTTCGCCGTTTTAATCCTCCATAtctttctatcttcttcttcttgtggtttTCCATTCGATTATTACTTTAGACACCTATgtcctggcattctttgaacatgacCGTACCATTTCAGTGTACTGTTTTTACAATTCTCTTGTTATTGACAATTCTTCTTCAATCCTGTTCAATATGTGCTTTGTCCTTATTTTGTCCCTTCTGGTAATTTAAATACATCTTATGCCCAATTtggatgtttttattttattttatattgttatcaGTGATCATAACTCCTCTCCATATAGGGTATCTAATATTTTCCACGATActttaaaagattatttttttgttttcttagaTGAAAGTGTTGTTTTATGTCAATTCATAAAGTGCTTTTTGGAACTTTCTTTCGCCAAGCTATTTTCGTTTCTAAATGTCCTATACATGTACTATCTCCAAGTACTATCAATGTTAAATGCTCAAAAGTCTAGCAACTTTGGATAGTTTCATCTTCTAGGTTTAAGTTTAGATCTGCAACCTAATATTCCTCTAAAGAATAGGAGAGGGAGGCATCGGACCTACTACCCATcactaaaaaaaatcattatgcaAAAAAGTAACAGAATATTTTCACATAGTAAATTGGCAAAAATGCGGCTCCCGTTTTTTGTTGGGTATCGCAAATTAATGCATATATTTATCACGTTATTCTACTATACGGGATCtgttacatattaaatatcacatGATTTATCGTATAATTGTTGTAGTAGGTATTTTTAAAACAACATTTTGGCGTTTATTATAACAGATCTATTATACGAAACCGAAACTTAGAGATAAACAAGGCCCTTATGAAAAAGTTTGTAAATAAATGTCACGAAAAAATGAAGATACAGTAGAATAGTAGCGCAAGATATCCCTTTTATATTATGTGGCTTTGGCTGTATTTATGTAAACGGCGAAAGTGCCCTATGTTTTCCAAGTATAAAATAACTGGTTACCGACCCATTTCTGTAAAGTCTTTAAAAATAGCTTTCTCATGTTAGTTAATTTCTGTATAAAGTGCACACAGTACAAATTATTCCTTCTAACATCTAAAATCTTTAGTGTCTCAAAGAATATGTAATAGTTAATATTATTCTGCCTCTAACTTAGGGCATTAttcttgtttatatatttttacaatagattgaatataataataatgacataaaaacatttttaattaaatatcctGCTTTATTTACCTATTTTCTCAAAAAAATATTGCTATATTATATTATAGTGAACTAATTTTCTTTTATATGCCGTATGTTTCTCTGTTTCATGCGGCATGTATTTATATTAgcagcttctggtatttaaaaccattctcttaaatttctcagccaggatttttTGTTTCTTCCCAaccctcttctaccttcaatcttgccttccaacTGTAACCTacctgtagcagactgtacttatcattaaaAAACACATGGCCCAGATATGATGCTTTCCTctaaacagttgttaacaattccatgtCTTTACTAATTCGTCTTAACTGTATTAGtcactttgtctgtccaaggcaTTCGGAGAGTATGCGTCATtacagccacatttctaaagCCTCTACCTTTTTTATAGTTACTACTTTTAACATCGACCCTTTCATttcgtaaagtagcgtagagagtacgcaGCATTTCGTGGCACACCATTCTTATTCTAACGCTTAGGTTGCAGTTGCTTAAGAGTTTTCTCCTTTTTATGAATctagatcttgctatttcaattcggatcttaatctctacatcaGACCTCTACTTATCATTTACCATATATTCCAGATAATTGAATTAGTGAACTCTTTCAATGTGTTTGGTTTCGATATTTTGAATGTTCTTTTTAATAATCAACATAAATTGAGTTCTTTTGATTGATCCTATCCGTGTGTAAGTAGGCGGGGTTCTACTAGTCGGTCTCGTGGTCTTCTCAATATATACTATATTGATTCCAAATCTATATttattccaatatagatttttaataatttgaatgtCCTTAGGGTCAAGTTCTGGAAGATATAACAATTCTATAAGTGTGTTATGTTTGATGGTGTCGAATTGGTGGTCCTTATTCACCTATGACCATCTAATTTAATTTCaaacgtttttattaaaaaaaaacagaatattttaaacgcaatatattattttttacacATTTTAGTGTATTAAAAACGTATTTACTATTAAACTTATTCactattaaaaaagtatttaagaaAATTGGCGTACGTTTCCTATCCATACTGCGGATTACAGATCAGCTCgtacaaaaacattaaaaagcCGCGTGTGCTCAAAAAAGTTAAAGTTCTTCATATTTATTATCTATTAAATAACCATACTAAGAAGAATTTATTAACATACACAAgataaagtattaaaatattatttgttatatttttttacgTACCTACACATTTTGGATCTTCTCCCAATATTGGTTTGTGATCGGGTGTAAATGATTCTGGACCACAAATGTCGGATTTTATACCAGCTTTCTCAAATTCTGGGCAAAGTTCACAAGCATGTTTCCAGTGTTGATCAAAAAGGCTCATGTCCAACTCGTAAAGATGAAATTTATCGTCTGGTAGCTAAAATAATAGTATTataaacttttattataaaacctcaaaaaaacttatagacaacaAAATTTGAGAAGTTTAGTAGCGAGCACGTAGCATTGTAATTTACAGGTGTTGATTCAGAAACAAATTCACAACTATAGTATACTGTGCtataaaatgttattaaataaGGGATTGAAATCATAAGGTTACATCGACATTCACAAACTAAACCgcaattttttatatcaaaattccTCTAGCTTCACTGAATAGACTTAAATCATTAGAAAtatggtgctatagacgcatctTTGACAACCTATGAAGATGTTTGACAACCTGATATTACGGATTGCTTATTTTTAATTCACACTGTAAAACATAGAAGTCGCTGACTGAAAACGCCAACAAACTGTTATGTGTCATAAATTTTATTCAGTGTATGTAAAACTTGTCAACTGCAGTCAGTGTACTTAACACGTTGTTGATCTTGTGTcgactaaattattaaaaatgccaGACTATACTAATTTTTCCTCACCCATTTCGAGAAACCATTTCAAGTTTCAGATTCTGATCCAGATTTCAGTGAAAGAGAAATATCGTCAGATAGTTCCGAAATTGAACAAGTAAGTTTTAAGGTTATACATTTTCCCATGCAAGTAAAAACTGTTAAGTTATGTTAGATACTAGGTTTTACTTGTGGTGGCAACTACTCATGGTATGTGTGTAACTTAACCAGTTTTACGTGccaataattagttttttgttGCAGaagaatattcttcttcttcttcagccttcatttattcattgttggacatagacctcctccaattgcttccacgctttcctatcttttgcaattctaatccactgctttccagctacagctgttatatcgtctatccatctctttttgggtcttcccacgcttatttttgtttctagaggtctccagaatgtcactttatgagaccatctgttggtgtcttgtcttccTACATGTGCttcccattgccatctcaatatcgctattttttccatgatgtcggttactttagttcttcgacgtatttcggtgttaggaatttgtctgaggcttatatttaacgtggccctctccatggcccgttgagttactcttaattgttctgccatttttcttgttattgccatagtttccaatccgtaagttgcaactggtagtatacaagtgtcatggTAGTATACAGAAGAATATTACTAACAcagaaaagtaaaagaaaaataaatgtctaaacaaaataaatcaaaaatattaaacaataatggggtatgtttaaaaaaatacagaGGAACGGGTGATAAGATGCCTACTAAAGTTATTGGCCCTTCTTGTACGTGCAGAGGAAATGCTTGGATAAGATATCAGGCGAGGAGCGTATTTATGGAAAATGCGTATCATTATGGATGTTTGCGTACAGATAGTATTAAACGAAAGACTAGAGAAATGAATACAAGGACATCTACTGTTGAAAAGAGTATTTAAACAAACAGCACGAGATTAAAAATTTGCAAACAAGCTTTTATTTCTGTACGCGGAATTGATAGAGACCgagtttattgtaaataaactaaTTCTTCCTGAAAAAAAACTAAAGGGGTAAACATGGAAACCAAAAGAGGAAGTTTTCGCTAAAGGATATAGAAACAGCTCATCGTTTTATAAATTCCTTGCAACGATATAAAAGTCATTATAGTcgcaacaaaaatttaaataaaaaatatatgagtCTGGAGTAGATATACCattgaattattatattaaaggtACAAAAAAACTGCCAAAATGAAAATCTACTAGTTATTACTTCTGACAAATTCAGAAGAGTTTTTACACATGATTATAATATTTCGTTCAAAACTCCTAAATCCGACACGTGAGAAATTTCatgaatttaaaattaatataaatcaaGCTAGAGAAACTGGAAACATTGAAAACTTAAAGAGCAAGAAAGTTATTGTACAAATAACTACGCTTAATGAAGGCTGAAGCAGCGAAAAACATTCTTAAGCAAGCTGTGGAGGAATccaaagtaaataaaaatgttcaTGTTATAACCTTCCACCTCCAACATTTGGCCCACTCCTAAATTGACTACTGGACCTtgaattttccaaaaaaaacttTGGTACTATAATTTTAGTGTCCATTGCTGCAATCAATCTGAAGAAGGGTATTTTTTTCTATGGCACGAAAAAATTGCCAAACGAGGGTCGGATGAAGTTGCCAGTTGCTTAAACAAGTATTTTGAAAAAATTGATGTCCGTGGAGAAACAATTTATGCCAAATCAGATAACTGTTGTGGCCAAAATTAAAATTGGACAGTCGTGAGATTTTGTTACGTCTATTAGCTTCTGGAAGATACAAAAAAATTGTTCATGTTTTTCCACAGGTAGTCACACTGTTACCTAGTGATAGGGATTTTGCCCTCGtggaaaaacatcaaaaacgAATAATGCAGTTTATTCTCGTAGTGATTGGGAATATATTCTAAAGGAACCCAAAAAGAAAAGACTTTTCGTTGTAACTAATCTAAAATGGGAAGGCATTTTCAATTTTTCTCATCTAAGAGAGCAGTTTGTCCAaactgtttatttaattttataatggATGAGATAATAAATAATGAGACATGACCAAAGAAAAATTGCAATTAATTACTGCTAAACATACTCAGCACAACTTCGAAAAAATACTAGACCGTatcatttaaaaaactaaaatatattgatAATACTTTAGAACTGGTCACATAAAATTTGATTATGCAAAATAATCtgcaaatagaaaataaaaatgataaaatctGCGTTGAATCAACAGGAAAGAGAAGAAATATATACTCGTAATACGAGAGTGAAAAATAGAATGATTAAAATTGCTCGAAATAAATTTACTTATTATTAAAAGATAGCCTAGCAAAATTTGTAGTAATAATCTGAAGTTGAAATTATGTAAATAACTAAATCTATAATAAAATACGCAAGAATAAAACGATGAATGacaaaaatattgtattaatTGAAGGGGAGATACCTATATTTAAACATATAAGAACaggtaaaacaaaaaaaaattttacctgTCTTACAGTTTTATCAGTATATCTTACCTCTTGCAGAATTTCCGGATTTGGTTCGTAACCTCCAAAGACAATCGAATCCCCTTGTGATTTAAAGTAAAGATTACCATCGTGATCTCTAATACTGGGTGTACCTTTGACTGAGGGAATGGATCCTGTAACTACATAAGCATGCTTCATCGGAGTTAAGGGAATGTCCAGATCGACCATTTGAGTTATTTGTCGAGCCCAAGCCCCCGCTGCATTGAccataatatttgtttttattacacCTTTTGATGTTTCTACTCCGGTtacttttttttcattgtttggtGTTGGCACGGTCAATACTTTTGTAACTGCGGTATCTTCAAATAcctgaaatttataatttttttttaaatgaaaatacatAGGCATTTGGCctttttgtaattttatatttttcgtcatctttaaatttatttgattaaATTTTCGATCTGATGTCTATTTGAAacctaaaacattaaaaatattttgaaaaagctTGTATATTATCTCTAGCAACTCGGCTCGCAAATTAAAAACAACTCTGCTATATATAATTTTACCTGAGCTCCCCGATTTTTTGCTCCTTTGATTAATGCCGCACAATACATCGAAGGATCACAATGTCCATCACTGGGGGACCAGAGTGCTCCGTAGAACGATTTTGGGTCCAGAATTGATGCCAATTTGTTTGCCTCAGTTGGAGATATTATATGACTTtctatatttaataaatgtcCAAGTGTATGAAAACGTTTATATTCCTCTAACCTCTcctacaaaacaaaaaaattaatatagtGTTTATAGATactttaacaaaaataatatattagtATATTGGTTTTATTCTTCAATTAATGATCAGGTCACTTTACGAAAGATAACGGTACTATACGTacgtgttattattattatgatatatattatattgttatgaTCCCAAAATttgcataaatttaaaaaacagagTAAAggagaaataacaaaaattgttatttttacatgtatataaaattaaaaaatcaactaTAGGGTTAAAATTTTGTGTGTAAACAATGATGTGGACTTATTTTAGACTTACGGTGAGTTGGTGAATTTAAAATAATAGAtaagaatagatttaaaaatagGTATATTGGAAAGTTGTTTCGTGTCAAAATTCAAAGAAAACCCCATTGAAGAGTTTTTATCGACGTAGGATATATAAATAACAATTAACGGTACCTAACTTTTGTCTTTCAAATCTggaaaaatttagaaaattaatTTATGCAGATCCTATTGTTGGATGTGTATCgaaaacaagaaaaatataaatttaatgaatCGTGGGAACTGGGAATTCTATTTGTTTGTTTGAAATGTGAAAAGATCATTGGTTGAAAATAGAGAGATGAAGGAGAATTTGTATGTTTGACGTATGTTTTGAACCAGAAGAAATGGAATCGTTTACTGTCCTTGAGATGAAGAACATCTAATCCTGACAAGGGAGTTTCGTGACAGTAGTTTTAAACGAGgaaaactaa from Diabrotica undecimpunctata isolate CICGRU chromosome 4, icDiaUnde3, whole genome shotgun sequence encodes:
- the Sardh gene encoding sarcosine dehydrogenase, mitochondrial, which translates into the protein MLRLHKFHSIVSNQTKTGIITCANKKYFSNEGDLPKQADVVVVGGGVIGSSILYHLSKLGVNAILLEKNKITSGTTWHSGALVWSLRATDVDNMMLKKTRELLAGLEAETGVNPGWIQSGGIFIARTPERLEEYKRFHTLGHLLNIESHIISPTEANKLASILDPKSFYGALWSPSDGHCDPSMYCAALIKGAKNRGAQVFEDTAVTKVLTVPTPNNEKKVTGVETSKGVIKTNIMVNAAGAWARQITQMVDLDIPLTPMKHAYVVTGSIPSVKGTPSIRDHDGNLYFKSQGDSIVFGGYEPNPEILQELPDDKFHLYELDMSLFDQHWKHACELCPEFEKAGIKSDICGPESFTPDHKPILGEDPKCVGLFHANAFNSLGIMLSGGVGDQMANWIVSGRPNLPLYAYDIRRFTPVQRQDRAWVLERTHEGYAKTYSITYPQDQPFAGRNHRTDQFHEALVASGAVMEEALGWERPSYFVKDRTAPVKPYDWYGYYDHVLNTDTRYKKELESELTYGFSRSHDLVKEEALAARNNVAMFDLTCYAKMYLAGPDAEEAADWLFTANVDREPGSIIYTCSLNSRGYVESDVTVIPLEEGAGTLVGPILKGKGYYIVAGAKSGYQTKAHFRKQLYKKNFKSLVTEMTNRIGILSIQGPKSGELLQSITEFPITNEKLPFGMSKIFKINGHTCRVLRISYIGELGYEIHIPLASCIPVYNKIMEAGRGFDLKHAGFKALESLSLEKGYHLLNHDLRLDDNPIEAGLGAFCRKDGQYLGKQAVEKFKQGVTKRRVFFTLQEPVAIYGNETIWRDDVIVGILRRGDYGFSLDSTIGTGYVEHPKGKVIDNEFLKNGTYHIEVRNKKYPASLYLRSPFDPKNLRLKGIYDNQLEEQSHFED